The following is a genomic window from Clostridium fungisolvens.
GTGCCACATATAATATTCAGCTATATTATAGATATAGTACCTGCATTAGTATTAGTGACTTTTGCTTCTTGTGTTGTTCAATTTTTTAAAAGTAGCAATGGTGCCCTTATTAGCTGCATTCTAACTTTTATTGGTATTAAAGTATTAGCAGTATTTATTAAAGGCGTTAACAATTCTGTTTTCACAACTTATTTGAACTGGTATACACAGTGGTCTACTGGTGGAGCGAAGCTTTTAACTCATATAAACTTGTTATTTATGCTAATTGCATACGGAATAATATTTTTTACATGTGGATTTTATTTATTTGATAAGAAAGAATTTTAGAAATTAGAAGGAGTTAGAAATGGTAGAAGCGATAGTAAACTGGGCGGTTTTTGTTTTGGGAAAACTAGGGTACTTTGGTGTATTCTCATTGATGGCCTTAGAAAGTGCATGTATCCCTATTCCAAGTGAAGCAATTTTACCTTTTGGTGGGTACCTAGCATCATCTGCTTATAATGGGCAGAGATTAAATCTTTTGTTGGTTATAGTGATTGGTACTTTAGGTGGAACCTTCGGATCAGTTTTTATGTATTATATAGCAGCTAAAGGAGGAAGACCATTAGTTGAAAAGTATGCTGAAAAATTAAGATTGTCAAAGGCTCATCTTGAAATGAGTGATAGATATTTTGAAAAGTATGGAGAAAAAATAGCTTTTTTCTCAAGATTACTTCCAATTATAAGGACGTTTATATCATTACCAGCAGGAATAAGCAAGATGAATTTTAAAAAGTTTGTTGCGTATACATTCCTAGGATCATTAATTTGGAGCATATTACTTGGATATGCTGGCTTTGCAATGGGAGAAAATTGGACTAAAATCCGTACATTACTTCATTTTGTAGATTATATCGTTGTGGCAGCAGTAATTGGGGGAATAGGTTATGTTTTTATTAAGAAAAGAAGAAAAGCGGTTGAAGAAAATTAATAATTTGATTTTAAAATATGTTTTGTAAATTATTTTAAAAATTACATATTATAAAAGGTACAAAGTATTAATTCCAACACGGTGCTTTAACAGCGCCTGTATTTAAAACATAAATCTAATTATCTTACCCTAAGAGTCTATTATTTAGATTCTAAGGGTTTTATTCTTTTATAAAGCTAAAATCCTAATTTTAATCTGAATTTAATGCTATTCTCAGATTCTTTTAATATTAAAATGATAATATAAAAATGTATTATTAATGAATTTTACAGCATAAGTATTGGGAAAGGGACAAGCTGAAGATTACGATTTGACACTTCTTAAATGTTGCTATACATCTTATAAGTAGAATGAGGTGATTATATGTATTTAAGCATCTTGAAGAAAATAAATGTTTTTGATAATTATATTTTGTTATCAGTGAAAAGATATTTACAAAACAAATATTTTGATAGAGTAATGACTTTAATAACTAGCATGGGAAATTTAGGTGCCATTTGGGTTGTTATAGCTTTAGT
Proteins encoded in this region:
- a CDS encoding DedA family protein; protein product: MVEAIVNWAVFVLGKLGYFGVFSLMALESACIPIPSEAILPFGGYLASSAYNGQRLNLLLVIVIGTLGGTFGSVFMYYIAAKGGRPLVEKYAEKLRLSKAHLEMSDRYFEKYGEKIAFFSRLLPIIRTFISLPAGISKMNFKKFVAYTFLGSLIWSILLGYAGFAMGENWTKIRTLLHFVDYIVVAAVIGGIGYVFIKKRRKAVEEN